In the genome of Planctomyces sp. SH-PL62, the window GGTTGAAGATCAGGCTGGTGTAGGTGGCGCCGGCGAGGAGGTTGATGGAGTCGAGCCCGAGGAGGCTGCCGGACTGCGCCTCGACCCGCGCCTGCCCGCTCGACGGCGAGGTCAGGACCTGCGCGGCCGACGTGATCAGCACGCCGGCATGCGTCGTGTTCGTCTCACCAGTGATCGTGTGGCCGACCTCGCCGCTCGTGAGCAGCACGTTCTCATCGACCTGGGGGTTGTTCGCCTTGACGATGACGAAATCGGCGCGAGACATGGCGGGGGCCGCGACGAGGCCCAGCAAACCGAAAGCGATCAAAAACAAGCGGCTGATCTTCATCGTCGTGGCTTCTCCAGCATGTATTTGGAACGGGAATTCCGCCGCCGCATCGCTGATGGAACGTCCCCGGGACCCCTGGGCCCACGAACACGGCCAGCTTGCGACCTCGCTCCGAGCGTCCGACCCCGGGTCCTGACGACCCGCCCTCGGCCCCAGGTCCCAGACCCAGGCGGCTCGGATCAGTCTGCGTTGAACGATATCTCGGGTGCGGAACGCTCGCTATCCGAGGTCCGGCGGGATCTGCCGAGAAGTCGCCCGAGCCCGAACCAATCCCATTAACACGTTGTCTTCAAACGACTTACGACACGATTACGTTTAACAACGCCAATCGACGCAGCGTCCCGGAACTGCATCCTCGTTGTCAAAATCGGACGTCGCGGGACCTAAAGCGACATATCCACCTTGAATGATGATTGGCGGGCTCCCTCAGGGCCGGACGAGCGGGGCACCCGTCGGCTCTCGGACGGCCTTCGAACGATCGAGGGCGACGCCCGATGCGGGAGGCGGGACGAATTTCCTCGAAGGCTCGCGAAACCTTCACGCGACGGGGCCATAATGGGGGGCCTGACTCGGCCCCACCCGCGACCCCGCATCCCCTGGAGAATCGCCGACATGAGAATCCGCGTATCCGTCGCCCTGTCCGCGGCGGCCTTCCTGGCGTTCGGCCCGCTCGCCCCGGCGCAGCAGGCGCCCAACGCGCCGGCGCCCGGCGCGCCGAAGAACCCGACGGAGGCCGTCGTCCCGGCCGACCCGAAGCCGACCCCCGCGCCGGCGGCCCCGGCCGGGCAGACGGCGACGGGCCTGGTCTTCCATGACAAGGACGGCGACGGCGTCCGCGACGAGGGGGAGCCGGGCCTGGCGGACGTCCGGGTCTCCAACGGCCGCGACGTCGTCCGCACCGACGATTCGGGCCGCTACACGCTCCCGATCGACGACGACACGATCCTGTTCGTCATCAAGCCTCGCCACTGGATG includes:
- a CDS encoding PEP-CTERM sorting domain-containing protein (PEP-CTERM proteins occur, often in large numbers, in the proteomes of bacteria that also encode an exosortase, a predicted intramembrane cysteine proteinase. The presence of a PEP-CTERM domain at a protein's C-terminus predicts cleavage within the sorting domain, followed by covalent anchoring to some some component of the (usually Gram-negative) cell surface. Many PEP-CTERM proteins exhibit an unusual sequence composition that includes large numbers of potential glycosylation sites. Expression of one such protein has been shown restore the ability of a bacterium to form floc, a type of biofilm.) is translated as MKISRLFLIAFGLLGLVAAPAMSRADFVIVKANNPQVDENVLLTSGEVGHTITGETNTTHAGVLITSAAQVLTSPSSGQARVEAQSGSLLGLDSINLLAGATYTSLIFNLFSGSGDAVFTINGFDANGNAESITSSAFALGNGQNFFTITAINGERISSVGFTSAGGVTDVRQIRIGGVAAAVPEPASVAMLGLGAGALGLVGVARRRRATTV